GCCATATGTTAATTTCTAAAGATATGTATTTAATGACGTCGTTGACATAATTGCGTCCTGTAATCCAACTGTTCAACAAAGGTGAATGCATAAACTAAGTAATatctaaaaattaaaataagtatcGTTAAACCACTGTATTCCACTCCCGTGCagtacggccgtattccacccCGTGCagtacggccgtattccactcccaTGCAGAACGGCCGTACTCCACTCCCGTGCagtacggccgtattccactcccgTGCAGTACGGCCAAATTCCACTCCCGTGCAGTGCGACCGTATTCCATTCCCGTGCAGTACGGCCGCATTCCACTCCCGTGCAGTACGGTCGCATTCCACTCCCGTGCAGTACGGCCGGATCCCACTCCCGTGCAGTACGGCCGTATGCCACTCCCGTGCAGTACGGACGTATTCCACCATTGTGACTTTACGTCATAACAACTATCGTTgggcgatgttaaaatgacgtcataaaacaaaatagtgcgtcgttaaaatgacatttattattataacatgaGGCTTTTAAGcgatctaaccagtaatgtatataataaacgGTTATTaatactgcgttttgatccggaataaCCCTATTAGACTATATTGGATACGCTTAAGTTGACAGCATTGTACCAACTGTTGAAAATGCTGAGCATTCAATGTAATACCAACatatgtcagtgtgtgtataccacgtgataaatgaggTCATATATGCTACGCCGGACGGCAAAAatgtgcttaaaatgaagactttaaccaaagataatttttcatttacaaaaccattttaaatgaaagaaagggcagtctatgccgcttaaaaagtctcgcatttgttttatttccgaaatttgatgagttcattagtttcttcaaacactttgacaaacttgtttccaaaatagggttttgacagtgctccgtcagacggccgttaTGTGAAgcggtttgtcgaagtgtttcagaaaactaaactcgcaatcaaattctggttaaagaCCGAAAGTGGGGCTCCAGCgtaagtggcgtagactgcgctttgtttcattaaaaatcgtggaaaaatagtgaagttatctatgccgcttaaagagccacgCCTTCGTTTTAATTCCGGGGTTTGATTTGGtcattagttttatcaaacacttcgacaaactttgtccaaaacaatgttttgacagtgttccgtcagacggccgtattgtgatgACAGTCTAAAGatagtgctgtaaaagaaaagttatctttattttaagtcttcatttaaagcagAATGTTGCATTCCGTCGAAGTATTTTTGACGCaatgtatcacgtggtatacacacactgctttTACAAGGCGTACATTCCTTTCAAATGACTCTACTGATGGTCTGTGTACCGGATCGCTTTATTGATATTCGAGTTGTTTAACTCTCAGATATTTATGCATtccgagattttctgacattgtttaATTGCCGTAATTCATACTTTTATCCAAGATTGTTAGGAGAAGTGACTCAATTTATAAAtctgaacaaaaaatattagaTTAAATGTCATTAAGTATTTACCGTCATGTGACACAAAAGCAGAAATTCATTCCAAGAAAGCTGCTGTGATTGATTGTAACGAGATGCTATTCTCTGTAAATGACAGCAATCAACAGTAGCTAATGATCTTACCACTATAAAGGTTCAACCTCTTGTGGCTGGGGAAGACACTCATTGCTGCGGGTACGAGAGCTACGACCCCATGGAGAGACTCTGCTGCAAAGGTATGCACGTGTTGTTTTCTTACCAAGGGTCGtctttaatatttagtttaagaTATAACTCAAATATCATCTTAACTTACTTGGCGTTTCTAAGCCAGAGACTCCACCGCGATATCATGAGACATAGATGTTTATTTCTAAGgttattttttgaattatataaaaaaactaaaacatatctTGAATTATAATCTAAGcttaaattgaataatattatttaaatgtgtttacatattttgatattgcaTTATTAAGTTTATCCAAATTTCTGctcttaatataattattcgACTCTTTATTCAGGGCTGGCTTTCAATATTGTCTTAATtgaatctaagaacgatgtagctaatcggattacttgttatttagAACTTACCAATAGAGTGAACGAATTCAGTAATGTATGAACCTTCgattaacttaagttgcatattgaataccacctcAGCAGAACGACGACATCGTCAATGACTGTCGCAaaagcattttttcttgcaCACACGAGTTTGATTGTTTTTGCAGGAATGTTGTTTCCACCACACGTTCACCCCAATTGTTACGGCTGTGATGGAATGCACGAAAAGCCGTTCTTTGACAATAATAAGCATGCCTGTTGTGAAGGAAAACTGGTCCCTGCTATTGTTGGCAACCTGACCTGCTGCTGTAAGGCACAGGCATTTGACCCGCAAGATCGTATATGTTGTGATGACAAACTGCAAGATAGAGTTGGCGGTGACATATCGGCGTGCTGCGGGGACAAAAACTATGACCCGAAAACATCCATATGCTGCAATGGCAACGTGCTGCCACGTGTCGCAGGAAACATGACACGCTGCTGCAATACGCGGAGTTTTGATCCGGATACACATGTCTGCTGTGACAATAAGAAACTTGCGAAGAAAACAAGGAAGTCTGACAGTTGTTGTTGCGGGGACGAGGCGTTCTCGCCTAATAAGGAAGTGTGCTGTGACGATGAGGTACAGCCGAAATTTAAACGCGGTACACAGTGTTGTGAAAAGAAGAGCTTTAAATCTCAAAAACTTATTTGTTGCGAAGGTTCAATTCAGTCGCTTGCTAGAGGACGTAAGAGCATTACGAGATGTTGCGGACAAAAGAGCTATCACGCTAAGAAAGAGCTGTGTTGCAACAATAAAGTAAtgaaaaagagtaaaaaaaaacataccggTTGCTGTGGAGACGTTTCGTACGATCCGAGAACGGAAATGTGTTGCAATGGAGAACCAGGGCCTATGCTTAAAGAAGGAACAAGATGCTGCAATAAGAATAGCTTCAATGTTAAAACTGAGATTTGCTGCGATGGAAGGGTGTATCCAAATACCATGGTTTGctgtaatgaaaaaataatcatagATACCAACAAGGAAATATGTTGTGAtggaaacaaaattgaaacaaaggCGCACAAAGACGATAACTGTTGTTGTGGCAATACTTCAATGAATACGCTTGAAGGCATTTGCTGCGAAGGTGTTCCGCAGTCATTAGAAGCTTCTGACAAAACGAGGTGTTGTGGGCAACTAAGTTATAACCCCGACAAAGAAATATGCTGTGAAAATCGCGTAGTACCGAAAATCGACTCTAAGGATAATTGGTGTTGCGGGGATACCAGCATCAACACTAATTTGCATATATGTTGCAGAGAAAATAAACAGCCAATTTTAACATTAGTCGAAAATACGTTTTGTTGCAGAAATAAAAGCTTCAATGGAAGACTGCAGATGTGTTGCACTGGTGACGTGGTCGACAAACGCACGCCATCAGATGACTACTGCTGTGGAAAAGCTACAATCGATACTCAAAACGAAATTTGCTGTGAAGGAAAACCAATTGGGGTTTCTGATACTGATTATGGATTTTGTTGTGGAGATGATGCGGGCGACACAAGAGAACAACTATGTTGCAACATGAAACTTGTGCCTAAACGAAGACCGGATGATgattgttgttgtggtggtacAACGATGAATGCCAACAACATGATATGCTGTAAAGGAAATTCTGAGCCAAAAGAGGGTGGAGAATTCACAAAATGCTGTGATGACAAAGCGTATGACTCCAGGGACGAAATGTGTTGTGATATGAGAGTGAGACCGAAGCGGAATACAGAAGATGATTGTTGCTGTGGAAACACAACATATGATAATGATGCCGAGATTTGCTGCATGAACGTGGTTCAGCCAGCACATGCAGGAAAAGACACACAATGTTGCATGGACGAGAGCTACGATCCTAATGCGTTCATGTGTTGTGatggaaaaatgaaaaagacTAAAAGGTCGCCGAACGACAACTGCTGTTGCGGAGATACAACTATGAATTCCAAAGAAGAAATGTGTTGCCAGGACACACCTCAGCCGAAGGAGAATGATTTCTACTTTTGTTGTGACAGGAAAAGTTTTGACTCGAAAATGTATGTGTGCTGTGAAAACCGAATTGTTCTAAAGGTCGATGAAGATGATGACTGTTGTTGTGGAAACACTACAATGAACTCGAAAGACTTTGTATGTTGCCGAGGGAAACGTCAAATAAAGTATAAAGGGCAACAAACAGGTTGTTGTGGCGATGAAAGCTACGGTATGAAGGATTCAATGTGCTGCGATAAAAAGGTGGTTGAGAAAGTATCCAAGAAGGACGATTGTTGTTGTGGTAAAACTACTATGAACACAGAAGATCAGATTTGTTGTCTGGCAAAGCCACAGTATGTTAGTGGGTCCAACTGGATGTGTTGCGACAGGAACAGCTACAACCCACAAACACATTTGTGttgtgaaaacaaaatagtaaagaaagaaaaaacagaGGACAACTGGTGCTGTGCAGATGATCCATACGACACAAACACCCAGGTGTGTTGTGACATGGTCGTTCAGCCCGCCTACGGTGATCCAGATACGACAAAATGTTGCGGCACTATTAGTTACGATATGGAGAACATGATTTGCTGTCACGGTGATTTATTGGAGAAGACGGACAAAGATGATAAATGGTGTTGTGGTGATGAAACGTACAACACGAGAAAGCACGTTTGTTGTAATGGAAAAGTGAAACAGCCAAGATACGGGGACCGGACACAATGCTGTGACAATAAAAGTTTTGATATGGGTACGCATATATGTTGTAATGAAagcatttacaaaatgaattcaCCTGACGATGACTGTTGCTGTGGAGACGAGTCAATGAATAcaagaaatgaaatatgttgCGAAGGCGTCCGACAAGCAAGAATCGGTGGAGAATATACTGATTGTTGTGGTACTGTCGCATATAACACAAGAAAACAAATTTGCTGTGAACGAGACGGAGTCAGAGACAAACGAAACGATGACGACGACTGTTGCTGTATTGATACAACAATGGAGTCTTCAGAAGAAATATGCTGCAAAGATGGTCCAGTTCCCATCAGGGGATCACAGGAATTCACAGACTGCTGCTGTGGTCAATCGTATGACACCAGAAACCAGATTTGTTGTGAATGCAGTCTGGTCAAGAAATCCAAAGTCTCCGACAATTGGTGTTGTAATGATACTTCAATGGACACTGAAACAGAAGTCTGCTGCTTCGGTAAACCACAACCTGCTGTAGCAGGGCCAGACACCAGATGTTGCAAACTTAAGAGTTATGATATAGACGAATATTTATGTTGCAATGGCACAaacttgattaaaaaaaaatctaccgACGACAATGTATGTTGTGCGAATGAACCTATGAATTTCGACACTCAAATATGTTGTGACGGTGAAGTTGATAAAAGAAACGGTGGCGAATTAACACAGTGTTGTAGTAAACAAAGCTTTGATCCAAGAAAGGAAATATGCTGCCGTGATAATGATGGAGATTGGAACCCACGTCCAAAGAGATCCAGGAAAGATGACATGTGCTGTGGTAATGGAACTGTTGATACAGACAACGAGATATGTTGTGATGGAAGGGCTCAACCTGGTGGTCCATATTCTCATTGTTGCCACGGAGTAAGCTATGACAGtaaaacacaaatatgttgCGGAGatcatgatgaacattttatcattgataAAGAAGAAAAGGATGACGATTGCTGCTGTGGCAAACCCGGAAGTTATGTCTCGGCAAATGGAACAGATCACATATGCTGTGAGGGAAATAAACAACCACGGTGTGCTGGTCCTGATACCAGGTGTTGTAGGGATGTTAGTTACGACCCAGAAATATCGTTGTGCTGCAACGGAATACATGTTCACGAGAAAGATTCAGCGGATGATAACTGCTGTTGTGGagtaaacacatttaatactgaGGATGAGCTTTGTTGTGAAAACACTACACAACCTGGCGGGCCGACATGGGCATGTTGTGTCGACAAGAGCTATAACACAGAAACTCACATCTGCTGTGAACACCGGATAGTAGCTGTAGCAGAACCAGAGGATAAATGGTGTTGTGGTGACACAACATACAATATGAAGAAACATGTTTGCTGTCAAGGCTTATACAAACAACCAAAACAAACACCGGATCCAGAAGATACAAAGTGCTGTAATAAATACAGCTATAATCCTTCGACTCATATTTGTTGTGATGGCAATATCGTTGAAAAGGAAGACGTAAAGGATACAATGTGTTGTGGAAACGGtacaatgaatacaaaacagaTGTGTTGCAATAGAAATGTTCAGCCTGGCGGTAGAACTTACACGTGTTGTAATGAGTATAGTTATAATACACTAACACATTTGTGTTGTAACGGAAAAGTTAGagaaaagaaaaatgacaaCGACGACGGCTGTTGTGGGGATGACAGTTCTGTAAATAGTCAAACGGAGCTGTGTTGCAAAGGTGTTCCGCAAGCTGTTGATCCAGAGTTTGGTGACTGTTGTGATTCAAATGTTTACGACGAAAGAACACATATTTGTTGTAATGATTCAGAAGTTATAGCAAAGGAGGATGAAAGAGACAACGTTTGCTGTGGTGACAGCACGATGCATGCATCCGACCATATATGTTGTAATGATGTAAGACAACCAAGAGTTGCCGGAGACGACACGCTTTGTTGCCTTGATAAGAGTTATGATCCAGCTAATAAGGTATGCTGTGATGGTATGAGATTATCAAGGAAATCATCACCAGACGATGACTGTTGTTGCGACGATAAAACCTTCAACAGCAAGACGGACATATGCTGTGAAAATGTACCGAATCCTGGATATGGGTCTGACACACAGTGCTGTGGTAAGAAGAGCTTTAATCAGAAAACGCATGTGTGTTGCCACAATGAAGTCATAGAAAAGATAAACGAGCAGGACGATGGTTGTTGTGGCAATAGAACTATTGATGCCAGTAGCCAGATATGCTGTAATGGCAACCCACAACCAGGACCAATCAGAATGTATTCCTGTTGTGGCGATGAAAGCCATAACGTCAAAACTCATATTTGCTGTGATAATAATGACGTAAGGGAGAAACATAATTCTAAAGATGACTGTTGTTGTGGTGATACATCCATGAACACCAAATCTGAGATTTGTTGCGATGGCAAAGTACGAACACGTGTTGGAGCGGAGATGACAAAATGCTGTCTGGAAGAAGCATTCGATCCAATTAAACAAATTTGCTGCGAAGGTCGTGTTATTACCAAAGTTGAAGAGGACGACAACTTATGTTGtggaaatgtaagttttaacaCAATGGAACAGATATGCTGCAACCATTCACCGCAGCCTCTTGTCGCAGGATCCTCTACACAGTGTTGCGACAATGTCAGTTTTAATCCAGCAAAGCAACTGTGTTGTGAGAAGGGTGTTGTGGAAAAGGAGAGCGATGATGATACATGCTGTTGCGGTaagaacaaaacatataatcCTGATGATGAGGTTTGCTGTGGAGGAATCAATCCACAGCCTAAATATGGAGACAATAATAAGTGCTGTAAACTTAAGAGTTACAACGCAGATACACAAGTATGTTGCGACAAAGATGTTGTCGATAAAACAgattatgatgatgatcatTGTTGTGGAAATTCAACGTACGATAGTATAAACGAAATATGCTGCGAGGGTGTCGCGCAGCCAAAGAAAGGTGGACCTTTTACTGACTGTTGCGAAAAGAAAAGCTTTGATATAATGTCTGAGCTCTGTTGTGACGGAGAAGTTATAACGAAAGATGATCTTAGTCATGATGAATGCTGCGGAAAAAGCTCTATGGACTCAAAGGACGATATATGCTGTGAGGGTGTTACAAACAAAGGATATGGAAGAAACGAAAAATGCTGTGGTTCGGAGAGTTACAACATGATCAATTCAGTTTGCTGTAATGGGAATATTGTTCAGAAAGCCAGTCCTGAAGATACCGGCTGTTGTGGTGACAGTACTTTCAACTATGAGACAGAGGTGTGCTGCTTGGGTGTAACAAATGATTATTACGGGCCACGTACTGGTTGTTGCCTAGATAAGAGTTACAACAGCAGTGAATCAATCTGTTGTGATGGAACCACTGTGACAGCTAAACGTGATAAAAATGACAACTGGTGTTGTGGCAATAAACCTTTCAATACAAAGATGGACGTTTGCTGTGAAGGCAATATACAACCGAAGTATGGGCGAAACACGACTCAATGCTGTCACGAGGTAAGCTTCGATTCAACTTTGTCTTTATGCTGTGGACGAACCATCGTGACAAAACATTCACCCGATGCCGACATGTGTTGTGGAAACACTACAGTTGATATGAGTAAGGAAATATGCTGTGAAGGAGTTCCAAGATCGAGAACAGACGGTGAGTTTACGTCGTGTTGTAAAGACAAAAGCTACTCTACAATGTCGCAACTCTGTTGTAATGAAGGTGACCTGAGAAACAAAAACAGGGATAATGATAGAGAATGCTGTGGaactaaaaacacatttaaccCAGCTAAAGAAATTTGTTGTAACGGGGAAGCTTATGATGTAGGAGGTGTCGACAGTGCTGGATGTTGCGACGGAAAAGGCTACAATATTGAAACACATATATGTTGCATAGATAAAATTGTTCCACGTGGAGATGAAGGCAATAACTGGTGTTGTGATGATGTTCCATTCAACACTGCTACACACATATGTTGTAATGGAAATGTTGATGAAAGAAAAGGGGGTGAAATGGCAAGATGTTGCTCACAAGACAGTTTCAACTCCCAAACCCACATATGTTGCGACAATAATGtgattgaaaaaacaaaagacAATGCTACATGCTGTTGCGGTAAGACCAAAACATATAATCCTGATGATGAGGTTTGCTGTGGAGGAATCAATCCACAGCCAAAATATGGAGACAATACTAGGTGCTGTATACTTAAGAGTTACAACGCGGATACACAAGTATGTTGCGACAAAGATGTTGTCGATAAAAAAgacaatgatgatgatcatTGTTGTGGAAACTCAACGTACGACAGTATAAACGAAATATGCTGCGAGGGTGTCGCGCAGCCAAAGAAAGGTGGACCTTTTACTGACTGTTGTGACAAGAAAAGCTTTGATATAATGTCTGAGTTATGTTGTGACGGAGAAGTTATAACGAAAGATGATCTTAGTCATGATGAATGCTGCGGAAAAAGCTCTATGGACTCAAAGGACGATATATGTTGTGAGGGTGTTACAAACAAAGGATATGGAAGAAACGAAAAATGCTGTGGTTCGGAGAGTTACAACATGATCAATTCAGTTTGCTGTAATGGGAATATTGTTCAGAAAGCCAGTCCCGAAGATACCGGCTGTTGTGGTGACAGTACTTTCAACTATGAGACAGAGGTTTGCTGCTTGGGTGTAACAAATGATTATTACGGGCCACGTACTGGTTGTTGCCTAGATAAGAGTTACAACAGCAGTGAATCAATCTGCTGTGATGGAACCACTGTGACAGCTAAACGTGATGAAAATGACAACTGGTGTTGTGGCAATAAACCTTTCAATACAAAGATGAACGTTTGCTGTGAAGGCAATATACAACCGAAGTATGGGCGAAACACGCAATGCTGTCACGAGGTAAGCTTCGATTCAACTTTGTCTTTATGCTGTGGACGAACCATCGTGACAAAACATTCACCCGATGCCGACATGTGTTGTGGAAACACTACAGTTGATATGAGTAATGAAATATGCTGTGAAGGAGTTCCAAGATCGAGAACAGACGGTGTGTTTACGTCATGTTGTAAAGACAAAAGCTACTCTACAATGTCGCAACTATGTTGTAATAAAGGTGACGTAAGAAACAAAAATAGGGTTGATGATAGAGAATGCTGTGGaactaaaaacacatttaaccCAGCTAAAGAAACTTGCTGTAACGGGGAAGCTTATGATGTAGGAGGTGTCGACAGCGCAGCATGTTGCGACGGAAAAGGCTACAATATTGAAACACAAATATGTTGCATAGATAAAATTGTTCCACGTAGAGATGAAGGCAATAACTGGTGCTGTGATGATGTTCCATTCAACACTGCTACACACATATGTTGTAATGGAAATGTTGATGAAAGAAAAGGGGTTGAAATGGCAAGATGCTGCTCACAAGACAGTTTCAACTCCCAAACCCACATATGTTGCGACAATAATGtgattgaaaaaacaaaagacAATGATAACATGTGTTGTGGTaagaacaaaacatataatcCTGATGATGAGGTTTGCTGTGGAGGAATCAATCCACAGCCAAAATATGGAAACAATACTAGGTGCTGTATACTTAAGAGTTACAACGCGGATACACAAGTATGTTGCGACAAAGTTGTTGtcgataaaaaagataatgatgatgatcatTGTTGTGGAAATTCAACGTATGATAGTATAAACGAAATATGCTGCGAGGGTGTCGCGCAGCCAAAGAAAGGTGGACCTTTTACTGACTGTTGTGACAAGAAAAGCTTTGATATAATGTCTGAGCTATGTTGTGACGCAGAAGTTATAACAAAAGATGATCTTAGTCATGATGAATGCTGCGGAAAAAGCTCTATGGACTCAAGGGACGATATATGTTGTGAGGGTGTTACAAACAAAGGGTATGGAAGAAACGGAAAATGCTGTGGTTCGGAGAGTTACAACATGAACAATTCAGTTTGCTGTAATGGGAATATTGTTCAGAAAGCCAGTCCCGAAGATACCGGCTGTTGTGGTGACAGTACTTTCAACTATGAGACAGAAGTCTGCTGCTTGGGTGTAACAAATGATTATTACGGGCCACGTACTGGTTGTTGCCTAGATAAGAGTTACAACAGCAGTGAATCAATCTGCTGTGATGGAACCACTGTGACAGCTAAACGTGATAAAAATGACAACTGGTGTTGTGGCAATAAACCTTTCAATACAAAGATGGACGTTTGCTGTGAAGGCAATATACAACCGAAGTATGGGCGAAACACGCAATGCTGTCACGAGGTAAGCTTCGATTCAACTTTGTCTTTATGCTGTGGACGAACCATCGTGACAAAACATTCACCCGATGCCGACATGTGTTGTGGAAACACTACAGTTGATATGAGTAACGAAATATGCTGTGAAGGTGTTCCAAGATCGAGAACAGACGGTGAGTTTACGTCTTGTTGTAAAGACAAAAGCTACTCTACAATGTCGCAACTCTGTTGTAATGAAGTTGACGTGAGAAACAAAAATAGGGATGATAATAGAGAATGCTGTGGaactaaaaacacatttaaccCAGCTAAAGAAATTTGCTGTAACGGGGAAGCTTATGATGTAGGAGGTGTCGACAG
The sequence above is drawn from the Mya arenaria isolate MELC-2E11 chromosome 14, ASM2691426v1 genome and encodes:
- the LOC128217848 gene encoding uncharacterized protein LOC128217848, which produces MCCQDTPQPKENDFYFCCDRKSFDSKMYVCCENRIVLKVDEDDDCCCGNTTMNSKDFVCCRGKRQIKYKGQQTGCCGDESYGMKDSMCCDKKVVEKVSKKDDCCCGKTTMNTEDQICCLAKPQYVSGSNWMCCDRNSYNPQTHLCCENKIVKKEKTEDNWCCADDPYDTNTQVCCDMVVQPAYGDPDTTKCCGTISYDMENMICCHGDLLEKTDKDDKWCCGDETYNTRKHVCCNGKVKQPRYGDRTQCCDNKSFDMGTHICCNESIYKMNSPDDDCCCGDESMNTRNEICCEGVRQARIGGEYTDCCGTVAYNTRKQICCERDGVRDKRNDDDDCCCIDTTMESSEEICCKDGPVPIRGSQEFTDCCCGQSYDTRNQICCECSLVKKSKVSDNWCCNDTSMDTETEVCCFGKPQPAVAGPDTRCCKLKSYDIDEYLCCNGTNLIKKKSTDDNVCCANEPMNFDTQICCDGEVDKRNGGELTQCCSKQSFDPRKEICCRDNDGDWNPRPKRSRKDDMCCGNGTVDTDNEICCDGRAQPGGPYSHCCHGVSYDSKTQICCGDHDEHFIIDKEEKDDDCCCGKPGSYVSANGTDHICCEGNKQPRCAGPDTRCCRDVSYDPEISLCCNGIHVHEKDSADDNCCCGVNTFNTEDELCCENTTQPGGPTWACCVDKSYNTETHICCEHRIVAVAEPEDKWCCGDTTYNMKKHVCCQGLYKQPKQTPDPEDTKCCNKYSYNPSTHICCDGNIVEKEDVKDTMCCGNGTMNTKQMCCNRNVQPGGRTYTCCNEYSYNTLTHLCCNGKVREKKNDNDDGCCGDDSSVNSQTELCCKGVPQAVDPEFGDCCDSNVYDERTHICCNDSEVIAKEDERDNVCCGDSTMHASDHICCNDVRQPRVAGDDTLCCLDKSYDPANKVCCDGMRLSRKSSPDDDCCCDDKTFNSKTDICCENVPNPGYGSDTQCCGKKSFNQKTHVCCHNEVIEKINEQDDGCCGNRTIDASSQICCNGNPQPGPIRMYSCCGDESHNVKTHICCDNNDVREKHNSKDDCCCGDTSMNTKSEICCDGKVRTRVGAEMTKCCLEEAFDPIKQICCEGRVITKVEEDDNLCCGNVSFNTMEQICCNHSPQPLVAGSSTQCCDNVSFNPAKQLCCEKGVVEKESDDDTCCCGKNKTYNPDDEVCCGGINPQPKYGDNNKCCKLKSYNADTQVCCDKDVVDKTDYDDDHCCGNSTYDSINEICCEGVAQPKKGGPFTDCCEKKSFDIMSELCCDGEVITKDDLSHDECCGKSSMDSKDDICCEGVTNKGYGRNEKCCGSESYNMINSVCCNGNIVQKASPEDTGCCGDSTFNYETEVCCLGVTNDYYGPRTGCCLDKSYNSSESICCDGTTVTAKRDKNDNWCCGNKPFNTKMDVCCEGNIQPKYGRNTTQCCHEVSFDSTLSLCCGRTIVTKHSPDADMCCGNTTVDMSKEICCEGVPRSRTDGEFTSCCKDKSYSTMSQLCCNEGDLRNKNRDNDRECCGTKNTFNPAKEICCNGEAYDVGGVDSAGCCDGKGYNIETHICCIDKIVPRGDEGNNWCCDDVPFNTATHICCNGNVDERKGGEMARCCSQDSFNSQTHICCDNNVIEKTKDNATCCCGKTKTYNPDDEVCCGGINPQPKYGDNTRCCILKSYNADTQVCCDKDVVDKKDNDDDHCCGNSTYDSINEICCEGVAQPKKGGPFTDCCDKKSFDIMSELCCDGEVITKDDLSHDECCGKSSMDSKDDICCEGVTNKGYGRNEKCCGSESYNMINSVCCNGNIVQKASPEDTGCCGDSTFNYETEVCCLGVTNDYYGPRTGCCLDKSYNSSESICCDGTTVTAKRDENDNWCCGNKPFNTKMNVCCEGNIQPKYGRNTQCCHEVSFDSTLSLCCGRTIVTKHSPDADMCCGNTTVDMSNEICCEGVPRSRTDGVFTSCCKDKSYSTMSQLCCNKGDVRNKNRVDDRECCGTKNTFNPAKETCCNGEAYDVGGVDSAACCDGKGYNIETQICCIDKIVPRRDEGNNWCCDDVPFNTATHICCNGNVDERKGVEMARCCSQDSFNSQTHICCDNNVIEKTKDNDNMCCGKNKTYNPDDEVCCGGINPQPKYGNNTRCCILKSYNADTQVCCDKVVVDKKDNDDDHCCGNSTYDSINEICCEGVAQPKKGGPFTDCCDKKSFDIMSELCCDAEVITKDDLSHDECCGKSSMDSRDDICCEGVTNKGYGRNGKCCGSESYNMNNSVCCNGNIVQKASPEDTGCCGDSTFNYETEVCCLGVTNDYYGPRTGCCLDKSYNSSESICCDGTTVTAKRDKNDNWCCGNKPFNTKMDVCCEGNIQPKYGRNTQCCHEVSFDSTLSLCCGRTIVTKHSPDADMCCGNTTVDMSNEICCEGVPRSRTDGEFTSCCKDKSYSTMSQLCCNEVDVRNKNRDDNRECCGTKNTFNPAKEICCNGEAYDVGGVDSAGCCDGKGYNIETHICCIDKIVPRGDEGNNWCCDDVPFNTGTHICCNGNVDERKGGEMARCCSQDSFNSQTHICCDNNVIEKTKDNDNMCCGNLTLDSTIEVCCMGTTPQPRIGGDKVQCCFELSFGPDTHMCCGKDVIEKEKRKDDCCCGHKSMNSEDDICCLGEKQTRVAGEFTSCCEETSYDSREGICCNGMVRTKYGSEDDACCGVESTVDSKSEMCCDGVSNRLVGGKYTDCCGNKTFDSQTEMCCYGKIIEKVDNDNNCCCGATTMNTETQICCMGVPQPVVGGDAARCCYDKSYNSDEGICCDAGDIRDKEEQDHDWCCGSSTFNTKSGICCNGVPQDRKGGKNTKCCGTESYNSDTSFCCDMKIVQKRDKNDDCCCCNMTIQLSNEVCCECEPQPRYRGPTTCCGKQSYNTKDQLCCFGKVVDKNKPEDDGCCGDSTVDAETETCCMGVPQPIRNKDTTRCCKTESYDNRKEMCCEDKVVQKNSQADEWCCGDQPYNTRKQICCHGSVVQQSYGDSTHCCGDISYAANTQICCDSGLFNKTDDEDNWCCGDTSYNTEKQMCCQGKFVADKVAGSSTRCCGRMSFNPRKQLCCDVDVVDKTDDDDDSCCDKVTMNAEDHICCHKKRFDRRSKSMECCDEIAYDTNTQICCAPNHVQNKSHEDDNSCCGESTFNTKRDVCCDKTPQPSFGKTTICCHKRSYDYSIQICCGDDLRNKRLSSDNCCCGNTTMTSGLHICCEGVPGIGTHCCGEIAFIAKDYVCCDTGKLREKENPKDNYCCGKEETYNTKTHICCLGKVFSNKSDEMMCCGDVGYDASTHICCQGTLIKKSKNSDDTCCGSTPMTERTEICCNEQVYPGGKYHTCCGDISLDTKKELCCDGIVFLKTDQKDDCCCGNKTFNNQLQICCEKSVRDRYSARDKCCKDENYNPVSHLCCDGEMKIIEKNAEDDNCCCGRWAMNTARHICCQGKNVQDRVAGNKTMCCVNKSFDPNGYLCCNMKLVKKENKDENCCCGDEPFNSDEQLCCDGLYVQPGGNRTQCCDEISFDPNMHVCCNEKLVEKRGKKDYGCCGKGTIDAETEICCHTKAQPLVAGVEYTSCCFGESFDTRSHLCCEEGVREKRNKRDDCCCGNSTFETRRGVCCNGNPYTKSSVDDDANCCGDVGYNTAMFMCCDKGLVPKNDASDNCCCGNTTMDTRKEICCNGVPQPLTGNITLCCDLRSYNTKNKVCCDGFDLMDSSSEYDDCCCGKKTYNTERQMCCDMEVVEKKGGKYSACCLKQSFDTRSEICCKEDVRNKMDNKDDFCCGEKSTYNTRTQICCDGKPQDVDGNVNDGSCCGPYGMNTKRQLCCDMKVIDKEHQNDNCCCGNSTFDEKTEVCCEGVVQEKIGGSKTRCCVKKSYDPDSHLCCDDQIRRKDKPDDTWCCGEGSFNTQNELCCNGHSQPADNGRTRCCGGISYNPKEQICCDSNEVNDKPHQDDNACCGDSSYNTRKDICCEGVPQPKSGQDTGCCKKVSYDQDTQLCCDSSVVNKTLRGDYVCCEKQSLNPDTHICCTGKVQEKTGSKTECCGDVAYDTDEMICCDVDRMLVKNHANDDVCCGNETYEADKELCCYGNSNKILTDDKMDTRCCSKKSYSIYENICCDGMLFDLPGVYGMSDCCNGKPYNRKTHICCAGEIRGKKNADDMLCCGKTTYNPVTEVCCTYEGEETPQPVKNARGNTRCCAGKSYDADIDMCCDGVIQHAWVGRLTRCCGIRSYNPEKGLCCDGQVIEKTTHFDDCCCCNRTYDSSRQICCNCNIVKSISSFHSECCGGDCFDSLLHLCCGGVVRPKKYGVESYCCGPQVYTPKLGVCCGNYVMWKVPVDMPWKK